The proteins below come from a single Aphanothece sacrum FPU1 genomic window:
- a CDS encoding IS4 family transposase, which produces MLPEIYNNHLTKYLKKSEYLILLIMIELVQVYRKIRFYELASYFPSPILFESKRKKLKRFFEIPCLTIEGVWIPIIKQWLKQSFSTGDVLHIAIDRTQWGLINILMVSLVIDNRGIPLYFELLDHIGNSNFDTQKSILARILLFLKEYKIVVLGDREFCSVELAKWLHGQKRVYYALRLKKSNYIEVEKEMWTRLKDLGLSSGMSLFYQGVKVTKTKGFIGSNIVAKWKKKYRGIETKEAWFIITNLTSIDETIDAYKKRFCIEEMFRDFKKGGYDLERTKLTGHRLTSLIILITLAYSMATFSGKIIKEKGLAKYVGRVRKNKKMRRRHSNFYIGLHGKDWVDSCDLFTVEAQALMQLSPEKRAYYRRGRRAISLIKSSL; this is translated from the coding sequence ATGTTACCAGAAATTTATAACAACCATTTAACAAAGTATCTGAAAAAATCGGAATATTTAATACTGTTAATCATGATAGAATTAGTGCAAGTATATAGGAAAATTAGGTTTTATGAGTTAGCTAGTTATTTTCCCAGTCCCATTTTATTTGAAAGTAAGAGAAAAAAGTTAAAACGGTTTTTCGAGATTCCTTGTTTGACAATTGAAGGAGTATGGATACCTATCATAAAACAGTGGTTAAAGCAATCATTTAGTACAGGAGATGTCTTACATATTGCCATAGATAGAACCCAATGGGGGTTGATTAATATTTTGATGGTAAGTCTGGTAATTGATAATAGAGGAATTCCCTTATATTTTGAGTTGCTAGATCACATCGGTAATAGTAACTTTGACACACAGAAAAGTATATTAGCCCGAATATTACTCTTTCTAAAAGAATATAAAATAGTTGTCTTAGGGGATAGAGAATTCTGCTCAGTTGAACTAGCAAAATGGTTACATGGACAAAAAAGAGTTTATTATGCACTCAGATTGAAGAAAAGCAACTATATTGAAGTAGAAAAGGAAATGTGGACGCGACTAAAAGATTTAGGATTATCTTCAGGAATGTCTTTATTTTATCAAGGAGTTAAAGTTACGAAAACAAAAGGATTTATAGGCAGTAATATAGTGGCGAAATGGAAAAAGAAGTATAGAGGAATAGAGACAAAAGAAGCTTGGTTTATTATCACAAATTTAACCAGTATTGATGAGACGATTGACGCTTATAAAAAGAGATTTTGTATTGAGGAAATGTTTCGGGATTTTAAGAAAGGTGGTTATGATTTAGAAAGAACGAAATTAACAGGACATCGCCTTACTTCCTTAATTATATTGATTACTCTAGCTTATTCAATGGCAACATTTTCTGGAAAAATTATTAAAGAGAAAGGATTGGCAAAATATGTGGGGAGAGTCAGAAAAAACAAGAAAATGCGACGGAGACACAGTAACTTTTATATCGGTCTTCATGGAAAAGATTGGGTTGACTCTTGTGATTTATTTACCGTTGAAGCCCAGGCATTAATGCAATTAAGCCCCGAAAAACGCGCCTATTATCGACGAGGACGACGGGCTATATCCCTGATTAAGTCTAGCTTATAG
- a CDS encoding DUF6887 family protein: MNQFEQMTPKELREYIRKNPTNEEAIRVRMKQIEIDPNAINVAYGTSGKEIETILSQKNSQTETNHY, from the coding sequence ATGAACCAGTTTGAACAAATGACCCCCAAAGAATTAAGAGAATATATTCGTAAAAACCCCACAAATGAGGAGGCAATTCGGGTTAGAATGAAACAAATAGAAATCGATCCAAACGCTATTAATGTAGCTTATGGAACCTCTGGAAAAGAAATAGAAACTATTCTTTCTCAGAAAAATTCTCAAACAGAAACAAACCATTATTAA
- the crcB gene encoding fluoride efflux transporter CrcB — protein sequence MQLLQLILVFVGGGLGSVSRFFLSLVISSNLVTPFPWGTLTVNILGCFIIGIVIGIIERYQLNPYWTLLFATGFCGGFTTFSSFSYENNLLVKNSEYFLALVYILISVFWGFAATFLAMFMVRKF from the coding sequence ATGCAACTGTTACAATTAATCCTAGTTTTTGTCGGGGGAGGTTTAGGGAGTGTTTCCCGTTTTTTTTTGAGTCTGGTTATTAGTAGTAACCTGGTAACTCCTTTCCCCTGGGGAACTTTGACGGTTAATATTTTGGGATGTTTTATTATTGGTATCGTTATTGGTATTATTGAACGATATCAATTAAATCCTTATTGGACACTGTTATTCGCAACGGGTTTCTGTGGGGGGTTTACGACGTTTTCCTCCTTTTCTTATGAGAATAATTTATTGGTTAAAAATAGTGAATATTTCCTTGCATTAGTTTATATTTTGATTAGTGTATTTTGGGGGTTTGCTGCAACTTTTTTGGCTATGTTTATGGTTAGAAAATTTTGA
- a CDS encoding RelA/SpoT family protein encodes MNTVTLPDLKSAEPYELILPDWLNQCLITYQTNGSNDDLNLICRAFNFANQLHEGQYRKSGEPYIAHPVAVAGLLRDLGGDKAMIAAGFLHDVVEDTEITLEDIEKQFGEEVRHLVEGVTKLSKLNFSSTTEQQAENFRRMFLAMAKDIRVIVVKLADRLHNMRTLDALRPDKQRRIALETREIFAPLANRLGIWRLKWELEDLSFKYLETDAYRDIQSLVAEKRIDRETRIESVKSLLLQRLQEIGVKVLELQGRPKHLYGIYQKMERQQKGFHEIYDIAAVRIIVENNEECYRALAVVHDEFKPIPGRFKDYIGLPKPNRYQSLHTSVVGTTGRPIEVQIRTLEMHHIAEYGIAAHWKYKETGGSHQTKLSQDDEKFTWLRQLLEWQNDLKDAQEYVDNLKDNLFDDDVYVFTPHGDVVALARGATAVDFAYRIHTEVGNHMKGARINGKWSVVDASLNNGDMVEIITQKNAHPSLDWLNFVVTPSARNRIRQWYKRSRREENVARGRDMLEKELGKSGLDALLKSERMQTVTERCNYQAVDDLLAALGYGEITLNQIVNRLRETMVKGQQQSISAITLPTASPSPACPTKPNVSPILGVEGLVYHIAGCCHPLPGESIIGVVTRGARGISIHCQGCCNVDQIPGDRLIPVRWNTLDSNCHTPTYPVDLQIEAIDRLGVLRDILSRLMDLNINVRNAGVKTGRNKPARISLRIDIRDRQQLECLIGQIRNMSDILNIHRVHDVDNG; translated from the coding sequence ATGAACACCGTTACTCTACCTGATCTCAAATCTGCTGAACCCTATGAATTAATCCTACCTGATTGGCTCAATCAATGTCTAATTACCTATCAAACTAATGGTAGTAACGATGATCTTAACTTGATTTGTCGTGCCTTTAATTTTGCCAATCAACTTCATGAAGGACAGTATCGTAAGTCAGGAGAACCTTATATTGCGCATCCTGTGGCAGTAGCGGGGTTATTGCGGGATTTAGGGGGAGATAAAGCGATGATTGCGGCAGGATTTCTCCATGATGTGGTAGAAGACACGGAAATAACCCTAGAAGACATCGAAAAACAGTTTGGGGAAGAAGTTCGACACTTAGTCGAAGGGGTAACAAAACTATCTAAATTGAATTTCTCTAGTACCACTGAACAACAAGCGGAGAATTTTCGGCGGATGTTTTTGGCGATGGCCAAGGATATTCGGGTGATTGTGGTCAAATTAGCCGATCGTCTCCACAATATGCGAACCCTAGACGCGCTTAGACCGGATAAACAAAGACGTATTGCCCTAGAAACTAGGGAAATTTTTGCCCCTTTAGCTAATAGGTTAGGAATATGGCGATTAAAATGGGAATTAGAAGATCTTTCCTTTAAATATCTCGAAACTGATGCTTATCGAGATATACAGTCTTTAGTAGCTGAAAAACGTATTGACCGTGAAACCCGTATTGAAAGTGTTAAAAGTCTTCTACTACAAAGATTACAAGAAATTGGGGTCAAAGTCTTAGAACTGCAAGGACGACCTAAACATCTGTATGGTATTTATCAGAAAATGGAACGGCAACAAAAGGGGTTTCATGAAATTTATGATATTGCGGCAGTACGGATTATTGTAGAAAATAATGAGGAATGTTATCGGGCCTTAGCGGTTGTTCACGATGAGTTTAAACCCATTCCTGGCCGTTTTAAGGATTATATTGGACTGCCTAAACCGAACCGTTATCAATCTCTTCATACTTCGGTAGTGGGGACAACTGGTCGTCCCATTGAAGTACAAATTCGTACCTTAGAAATGCACCATATTGCTGAATATGGTATCGCGGCCCATTGGAAATACAAAGAAACGGGAGGTTCTCATCAGACGAAACTCTCCCAAGATGATGAAAAGTTTACCTGGTTAAGGCAACTTTTAGAATGGCAAAATGACCTCAAAGATGCCCAAGAATATGTAGATAATCTCAAAGATAATCTCTTTGATGATGATGTTTATGTTTTTACTCCTCATGGAGATGTGGTCGCTTTAGCTAGAGGGGCCACGGCCGTAGATTTTGCCTATCGCATTCATACGGAAGTAGGAAACCACATGAAAGGGGCTAGAATTAATGGGAAATGGTCGGTGGTCGATGCTTCCTTAAATAATGGGGATATGGTCGAGATTATTACCCAGAAAAACGCCCATCCTAGTTTAGATTGGTTAAATTTTGTAGTAACACCTAGCGCGCGTAACCGCATTCGTCAATGGTATAAACGCTCGCGCCGTGAGGAAAATGTGGCCAGAGGTCGGGATATGTTAGAAAAGGAGTTAGGTAAGAGTGGGTTAGACGCTTTACTTAAGTCTGAACGAATGCAAACAGTCACGGAACGATGTAATTATCAAGCTGTAGACGACTTGTTAGCAGCTTTAGGATATGGGGAAATAACTCTTAATCAAATAGTGAACCGTTTACGGGAAACCATGGTTAAGGGCCAACAACAGAGTATATCTGCTATTACTCTACCAACTGCTTCTCCTTCTCCTGCCTGTCCAACTAAACCCAATGTATCCCCTATTCTTGGGGTTGAGGGGTTAGTCTATCATATTGCGGGTTGTTGTCATCCTTTACCTGGTGAATCTATTATTGGGGTGGTGACTAGGGGGGCTAGAGGTATTTCTATTCACTGTCAAGGATGTTGTAATGTAGACCAAATACCAGGAGATAGGTTAATTCCCGTGCGTTGGAATACTCTTGACAGTAATTGTCATACTCCTACTTATCCGGTTGACCTTCAAATTGAAGCTATTGACAGGCTGGGGGTTCTCAGAGACATTCTATCACGGTTAATGGATCTCAATATCAATGTGCGTAATGCGGGGGTTAAAACGGGTCGTAATAAACCTGCCAGAATTAGTTTACGCATTGATATCCGCGATCGTCAACAGTTGGAATGTCTCATAGGTCAAATTAGAAATATGAGTGATATTCTTAATATTCATCGGGTTCATGATGTTGATAATGGATAA
- the patD gene encoding heterocyst frequency control protein PatD, translating into MLPKFDSESSSVFVQALSKFQDQVMAKDLDIMALQKTFAEVQSIYQDQMFAVPPEALDPGLLSTWQSTQTEIYRTLRLLGTDLLFLQSSRQRGTLEQRLGIVRDRLDQLIGYSQAIGIK; encoded by the coding sequence ATGTTACCGAAATTTGACTCAGAATCCTCTAGTGTTTTTGTCCAAGCTTTGTCTAAGTTCCAAGATCAAGTTATGGCCAAGGATCTAGATATCATGGCCTTACAGAAAACTTTTGCAGAAGTACAGAGTATTTACCAAGATCAAATGTTTGCTGTTCCCCCGGAAGCTTTAGATCCAGGGTTATTATCTACTTGGCAGTCTACCCAGACAGAAATTTATCGAACCTTGCGGTTATTGGGAACCGATTTACTGTTTTTACAGTCTTCTCGACAAAGGGGAACATTAGAGCAACGATTAGGAATTGTACGCGATCGCCTAGATCAATTAATAGGCTATAGTCAGGCTATAGGAATAAAATAA
- a CDS encoding thioesterase domain-containing protein, with protein sequence MAQQLHQQGQKVALLAIIDSSAPTYKDKQMLLDYINWDHARWLAEVSKGIEIYVDKTVDIFHEILQSLTVDEQLKYVLKFFKMANILPPNAETTQLENIVQAYKTSCLCLVDYFPKQMYPGKITIIRANEDMVDDPNYELITEDSEDSSLGWSEFSTEPVDIHFVLGNHVNLMIEPHVRDLGSVIKVLIKNS encoded by the coding sequence ATGGCACAACAGTTACATCAACAAGGTCAAAAAGTAGCATTACTAGCAATAATTGATTCCTCAGCACCAACTTATAAAGATAAGCAAATGTTGCTTGATTATATTAATTGGGATCATGCACGCTGGCTGGCTGAAGTAAGCAAAGGGATAGAAATTTATGTAGATAAAACTGTAGATATTTTCCATGAAATACTTCAATCTTTAACAGTGGATGAGCAATTAAAATATGTTTTAAAATTTTTTAAAATGGCTAATATTTTGCCTCCCAATGCAGAAACTACACAGCTTGAAAATATCGTACAAGCCTATAAAACTAGCTGTTTATGTCTAGTTGATTATTTCCCTAAACAGATGTATCCCGGTAAAATTACGATTATACGCGCTAATGAGGATATGGTTGATGATCCCAATTATGAGTTAATTACTGAGGATTCAGAGGATTCATCTCTAGGATGGAGTGAGTTTTCTACGGAACCAGTAGATATTCATTTTGTGCTAGGTAATCACGTAAACCTTATGATAGAACCCCATGTGCGGGATTTAGGTAGTGTAATAAAAGTGTTGATCAAGAATTCATAA
- a CDS encoding DUF6014 family protein: MTITLVNEKEIVKDIVQAIGGNKISIAAQKLRQQAENPCELSASWLLKTAEALETNDWSILSEDFINLSFISKNGYFLMIAPYRINRQGQRQEILSAICRME; encoded by the coding sequence ATGACCATAACCTTGGTAAACGAGAAAGAAATCGTCAAAGACATTGTTCAAGCGATCGGGGGGAATAAAATTAGCATTGCAGCCCAAAAACTGCGCCAACAAGCAGAAAATCCCTGTGAACTTTCTGCCTCCTGGCTCCTCAAAACAGCCGAAGCTTTAGAAACAAACGATTGGAGTATCTTGTCTGAAGACTTTATCAATCTGAGTTTTATCAGCAAAAATGGTTATTTTCTGATGATTGCTCCCTATCGAATCAATCGACAGGGGCAACGCCAAGAAATCTTAAGTGCTATTTGTAGAATGGAATAA
- a CDS encoding ABC transporter ATP-binding protein/permease, translating into MAKQVIQDQSILNATSTFAKFWQNIKAITEPYWYPTKPGGRAFSDVIRAWGMMTLLIVLIMAVVGLNAFNSFVSNYLVDVIIEKEDFTKFVETLAVFALGLLLVTLLVGFVKFLTKRIALDWYEWLNDWILEKYFSERAYYRINFKSDLDNPDQRLSQEIEPITSNALNFLATSLEKVLEMGTFIVILWSISQLVALILVGWTIVGNLIGIYLTQELNKINQEELELKANYNYAITHVRNHAESIAFFKGESQEINIIDRRFNSVLNSAKRKIDWERSTEIFNRGYQAAIQVFTFIILGPLYFNSDDLTFGQVGQACLAANLFANALGELIRQFGTSGRFSSYVERLSEFSEALEEVTKNSDNLSTIKILEDNHLAFENVTLQTPNYEQVIVENLSLTVTPGAGLLIVGPSGRGKSSLLRAIAGLWSAGTGILLRPPLEEVLFLPQRPYIILGTLREQLLYPNEHLEKTDTELIALLQTVNLQNLLSRVDGFDTEMPWENMLSLGEQQRLAFARVLVTRPRFTILDEATSALDLNNENNLYQQLQASQTTFISVGHRESIFDYHQWVLELSQDSHWQLLTVQDYRRQKAKEMMDISADNSQITIDISSNEQSPLKPEIVPLDHPQITIDIPSDEQSPTEPQPEEIADIVSNKTIVGLSHTQMKALTNYSLSTIRSRASLGKSIKATDGCTYYYNKDKNVLKWFRV; encoded by the coding sequence ATGGCCAAACAAGTTATTCAAGATCAATCTATACTCAATGCAACTTCGACTTTTGCTAAATTTTGGCAGAATATCAAAGCGATCACAGAACCCTATTGGTATCCCACTAAGCCAGGAGGAAGAGCTTTTTCCGATGTAATTCGAGCTTGGGGAATGATGACTCTCCTAATTGTGTTAATTATGGCAGTTGTGGGCTTAAATGCCTTCAATAGTTTTGTTAGTAATTATTTAGTGGATGTCATTATTGAAAAAGAAGATTTTACCAAATTTGTCGAAACTTTAGCTGTTTTTGCCCTTGGGTTGTTATTGGTGACACTTTTAGTGGGATTTGTTAAATTTCTGACAAAAAGAATTGCTCTTGATTGGTACGAATGGCTAAATGATTGGATTCTCGAAAAGTATTTTAGCGAGCGTGCCTATTATAGAATTAATTTTAAATCCGATCTCGATAATCCTGATCAACGTCTATCCCAAGAAATTGAACCGATTACCAGTAATGCCCTTAATTTTTTAGCCACTTCTTTGGAAAAAGTCCTGGAGATGGGGACATTTATAGTTATTCTCTGGTCAATTTCCCAACTGGTTGCCTTGATTTTAGTCGGTTGGACAATTGTCGGTAATTTAATTGGCATTTATCTAACCCAAGAATTAAATAAAATTAATCAAGAGGAACTCGAACTTAAAGCTAACTACAATTACGCCATAACCCATGTTCGTAATCATGCCGAATCAATCGCATTTTTTAAGGGAGAAAGCCAAGAAATAAACATTATTGATCGTCGATTTAATTCAGTTCTCAACAGTGCCAAACGCAAAATTGATTGGGAAAGAAGCACAGAAATTTTTAATCGCGGCTATCAGGCTGCGATCCAAGTATTTACTTTTATCATTCTTGGCCCGTTGTATTTTAATAGCGATGATCTCACTTTTGGACAAGTGGGCCAAGCCTGTTTAGCCGCTAATTTATTTGCCAACGCCCTAGGGGAATTAATCCGTCAATTTGGGACATCAGGACGTTTTTCGAGTTATGTTGAACGCCTATCTGAATTCTCCGAAGCCTTAGAAGAAGTCACCAAAAACTCAGACAATCTTAGCACCATAAAAATTTTAGAAGATAACCATTTGGCCTTTGAAAATGTAACATTACAAACACCTAACTATGAACAGGTAATTGTCGAAAATCTTTCCCTAACTGTAACACCAGGTGCAGGTTTATTGATTGTTGGACCTAGTGGACGAGGAAAAAGTTCTCTATTACGAGCGATCGCTGGTCTATGGAGTGCAGGAACTGGGATTCTACTTCGTCCCCCCTTAGAAGAAGTCTTATTTTTGCCCCAACGTCCCTACATAATATTAGGAACTTTGCGAGAACAGTTACTTTATCCCAATGAGCATCTAGAAAAAACTGACACAGAATTGATAGCACTTTTGCAGACAGTAAATCTACAAAATTTACTCAGTCGAGTCGATGGTTTTGATACGGAAATGCCTTGGGAAAATATGCTTTCTCTTGGTGAGCAACAACGTTTAGCTTTTGCCAGAGTATTAGTTACCCGTCCCAGATTTACCATTCTCGATGAGGCTACGAGTGCCTTAGACTTAAACAATGAAAATAATTTATATCAACAATTACAAGCCAGCCAAACAACCTTTATCAGTGTGGGACATCGGGAAAGTATCTTTGACTATCATCAATGGGTTTTAGAATTATCTCAGGATTCCCATTGGCAACTCCTAACCGTACAGGATTATCGACGACAAAAAGCTAAAGAAATGATGGATATTTCTGCTGATAATTCTCAAATTACCATTGATATTTCCTCTAATGAGCAGTCTCCACTAAAACCTGAAATTGTCCCCCTTGACCATCCTCAAATTACCATTGATATTCCATCTGATGAGCAATCTCCCACTGAACCTCAGCCTGAAGAAATAGCCGATATCGTTTCTAATAAAACCATCGTAGGACTTTCTCATACACAAATGAAGGCATTGACTAATTATTCCCTAAGTACCATTAGAAGTAGAGCAAGTTTGGGTAAATCTATCAAAGCAACAGACGGATGTACTTATTATTACAACAAAGACAAAAATGTCTTGAAATGGTTTAGAGTTTAA
- a CDS encoding BrnT family toxin encodes MEFEWDIDKNKANQKKHKISFEEAAEIFPYPTYEIVDTRIDYGEIRYIAIGSNSQLTIMTVVYTETEGRLRLISARRANTKEQELHYDYRT; translated from the coding sequence ATGGAATTTGAATGGGATATTGACAAGAACAAAGCTAATCAAAAAAAGCACAAAATAAGCTTTGAAGAAGCGGCTGAAATATTTCCCTATCCAACTTATGAAATAGTTGATACCAGAATTGATTATGGGGAGATAAGATATATTGCTATTGGTAGCAATAGCCAGTTGACGATCATGACAGTGGTGTATACTGAAACAGAAGGGCGGCTGAGACTTATCTCGGCACGACGAGCCAACACAAAAGAACAAGAACTGCATTATGACTACCGTACATAA
- the chlG gene encoding chlorophyll synthase ChlG, whose product MSDSSTSNPNERGGKTRQLLGMKGATSGETSIWKIRLQLMKPITWIPLMWGVVCGAASSGGYVWSLENVLMVAACMLMSGPLMAGYTQTLNDFYDREIDAINEPYRPIPSGAISVPQVKAQILLLLGAGLSLGYGLDVWAGHDFPVMLCLTLGGAFLAYIYSAPPLKLKQNGWLGNYALGSSYIALPWWAGHALFGQLNWTIVVLTLIYSMAGLGIAIVNDFKSVEGDRQLGLKSLPVMFGVTTAAWICVIMIDLFQAGIGAYLIYIHQNLYATILLLLVIPQITFQDMYFLRNPLENDVKYQASAQPFLVLGMLVAGLALGHAGV is encoded by the coding sequence ATGTCTGACTCATCTACATCTAATCCGAATGAGCGTGGTGGCAAAACTCGCCAACTGTTAGGGATGAAAGGGGCCACCTCTGGAGAGACATCCATCTGGAAAATCCGATTACAACTGATGAAACCCATTACTTGGATTCCTCTGATGTGGGGGGTAGTCTGTGGGGCCGCTTCTTCGGGGGGGTATGTTTGGAGTCTAGAAAATGTCCTCATGGTGGCAGCTTGTATGCTGATGTCGGGGCCTTTGATGGCCGGATATACCCAAACCCTCAATGATTTTTATGACAGGGAAATAGACGCGATTAATGAACCCTATCGTCCTATTCCTTCGGGGGCCATTTCTGTTCCTCAAGTAAAGGCTCAGATTTTGCTGTTATTGGGGGCCGGATTAAGTTTAGGATATGGACTTGATGTTTGGGCCGGTCATGACTTTCCTGTGATGTTATGTTTGACTCTTGGGGGTGCATTTCTGGCTTATATTTATTCAGCCCCTCCGTTAAAGTTAAAACAAAATGGTTGGTTAGGAAATTATGCTTTAGGGTCAAGTTATATTGCTTTACCTTGGTGGGCCGGTCATGCTTTATTTGGTCAGTTAAATTGGACAATTGTAGTTTTGACTCTAATTTACAGTATGGCTGGTTTAGGTATTGCCATTGTTAATGATTTTAAAAGTGTGGAAGGCGATCGTCAATTAGGTTTAAAATCCCTTCCGGTTATGTTTGGGGTAACTACTGCTGCTTGGATTTGTGTGATTATGATTGATCTATTTCAAGCGGGAATAGGGGCTTACTTAATCTATATTCACCAGAATCTTTATGCAACTATTTTGTTATTGTTAGTCATTCCTCAAATCACGTTTCAAGATATGTATTTCTTGAGAAATCCCTTAGAAAATGATGTGAAATATCAAGCCAGCGCACAACCTTTTCTAGTTTTAGGAATGTTGGTGGCTGGATTAGCTTTAGGTCATGCTGGGGTTTAA
- a CDS encoding Get3/ArsA fold putative tail anchor-mediating ATPase NosAFP, whose product MALILTFLGKGGTGRTTLAIAAAKKLAGLGSQVLLIGQDPSPAFSMLLGTPVDSSPTDIAPNLKVVNLNSTALIAQGWEDVKELESKYLRSPTLKNVYGQELGILPGMDSGLALNAIREYDKSGKYEVIIYDGDSSLTTLRMLGIPEISSWYARRFSQVLGESDVVKALSPFIQPITSTILNVSWSADDLSQGTTNDILSQGKAAIANPKRLAAYLVTTDDKVAIAQAKYIWGGAQQIGLTVKGVLLNKTQATDTLTQEFAPLGVSAIPQRTGDDWQPLLDALPDLLADTQAPLPLTIDVAARQIQIFLPGFDKKQVKLTQYGPELTIEAGDQRRNIELPPPLAGQSVKGAKFQNHYLIVSF is encoded by the coding sequence ATGGCTTTGATTTTGACCTTTTTAGGCAAAGGCGGAACGGGTCGCACTACTTTGGCGATCGCGGCTGCTAAAAAATTGGCTGGTCTGGGATCTCAAGTCCTTCTTATAGGTCAAGATCCTAGTCCTGCTTTTTCTATGTTACTCGGTACTCCGGTCGATTCTTCTCCCACTGATATCGCCCCTAATCTCAAGGTCGTTAACTTAAATTCGACGGCTCTCATAGCACAAGGTTGGGAAGATGTCAAGGAATTAGAATCCAAATATTTGCGATCGCCGACTCTTAAAAATGTCTATGGACAAGAGTTAGGCATCTTACCAGGGATGGATAGTGGTTTAGCCCTCAATGCTATCCGAGAATACGATAAAAGTGGCAAATACGAGGTCATTATCTATGATGGTGACAGTAGTTTAACCACCCTGCGAATGCTCGGTATTCCTGAGATCAGCAGTTGGTACGCTCGACGGTTTAGCCAAGTATTAGGGGAATCTGATGTAGTTAAAGCTTTATCTCCCTTTATTCAACCCATTACCAGTACCATTCTTAATGTGTCTTGGAGTGCTGACGATTTATCTCAAGGAACCACCAATGATATTTTAAGTCAGGGAAAAGCCGCGATCGCTAATCCTAAACGACTGGCCGCTTATCTGGTAACAACTGACGATAAAGTGGCGATCGCGCAAGCAAAATATATTTGGGGAGGGGCCCAACAAATCGGATTGACGGTTAAAGGGGTCTTACTCAACAAAACCCAAGCAACGGACACTTTAACGCAAGAATTTGCCCCTTTAGGGGTGAGTGCCATTCCTCAACGTACAGGAGATGACTGGCAACCCTTATTAGATGCTTTACCGGACTTATTAGCTGATACTCAAGCACCATTACCTCTCACTATTGACGTAGCGGCCCGTCAGATACAGATATTTTTACCAGGTTTTGACAAAAAACAAGTCAAATTAACCCAATATGGCCCAGAATTGACCATTGAAGCCGGAGATCAACGACGCAATATTGAGTTACCTCCTCCCTTGGCCGGTCAATCAGTCAAAGGGGCAAAATTCCAAAATCATTATCTCATTGTTTCCTTTTAA
- the petP gene encoding cytochrome b6f subunit PetP: MEIGQKVKVIRLRDRVSQDIVKKLGAQGIVTDYKMTDGSGVGVVVEFKDKTATWFFEDELALV, from the coding sequence ATGGAAATCGGTCAAAAAGTTAAAGTCATTCGTCTTAGAGATCGGGTATCTCAGGATATCGTCAAAAAACTAGGCGCACAAGGCATTGTCACAGACTATAAAATGACTGATGGTAGTGGGGTCGGGGTTGTGGTTGAATTTAAAGACAAAACCGCTACCTGGTTTTTTGAGGATGAACTCGCTCTCGTCTAA